The genomic interval GCTCGTGGGCGTGTCGACGCTGCACTTCTTCCTCGCCGCGATGATGGCCATGTCCAAGCTCCAGGGCGCCAGCGTCATCGCCTCGCTGTTCCTGTTCACCACCGCGTTCCATGGACGGCTGCATCGCGTGACGCTCCGCCAGCCCTTCGTCGCGGTGGGCACGGTGCTGGCGCTGCTGGCGGCGCTGCCCTTCCGGGAGAGCGCCGAGCACCTGGTGCTCTTCGGCGTCATCGGCCCCGCGAGCCTCACCGCGGAGCTGTACCTGGGCACCTTCGCGGTGAAACACGACCGCGCCCGCGCACAGGCGGAGCGCTTGCGTGCCGCGATGCAGGCCCAGCTCCTGGAGCGGCAGGAGAAGGACGTGGACCGGCTGTCGCGGGCGCTGGGAGAAATCCTCGGGCACCACCAGGAGCTCGACAGCGCGCTGATGACCGCGGACAGCGCCGCGGACGTGCTGTCGCTCCTGGGCTTGCAACGCTTCGGCCCCGGGCGCGCGGAATTCGATGAACGGGTGAAGACGCTCACACGCAGCCTCCACCAGGTGCGCGGGATGGTGGCGGAGATTCGCGCCAAGGGGCGGCGGAGCATGGGCTCGGAGCCGGAGCCGGTGGAGCTGCCTCCGCTGCTGGAGGACGTGCGCGCAGGCATGGCGGTGCGTTTTCCGGACGTGGACATCCAGGTGGAGGTGGAGCCGGCCAGCCCTCCTCGCGCGCTGATGCGCGGGGGAGTCACCACGCTGCGCCGCGTGGTGGAGAACCTGGTGCTCAACGCGTGTGAGGGGGACGGAGAGCGCGGAGCCACGCGCGTCGCCATCCAGGCCCGGGTGGAGCCGCTCAGCGGCCGGCTGGAGGTGGTCATCGCCGACAACGGGCCGGGCTTCCCCACCGCGTTCCTCAACGTCCCCGCGGAGGAGATTCACACGTCCAAGCCGGAGGGCACCGGCCTGGGCCTCTACACCAGCGAGTGTCTGCTTCGCGCCAGCGGCGGAATCCTGCACCGGCGCAATGCCCCGGACGGTGGAGCCCTGCTCCGCCTGTACCTGCCGAGGGAATACCCATGAGTGGTGGAGCGCTGTATCAGGAGTCCCTGCGCGTGCTGCGGCGGCTGGAGTTGCCCGAGGAGTCGGAGCGCGACGTGCTCGCCGCGCTCGAGGCCGCGCAGCCCGGGCCGCTGTCCCTCTTCTACGAGTCCGGCGCGGAGGCGGGACTGGACCGCGCCGTGCTGACCGCGCGCGGCGTCGGACTCTTCCTCAGCTTCTGCGCGGGCAACCTCGCCGACGACCTCATCGACGGAGACTGCGCCTGCTACGACGAGCCGGTGCGCGTGGGGCCCTCCGTGCAGTTCCTCCTGCAGAACCTCGCCTGGTCCACGCTCGCGGAGCCGCGCGCGAAGGTGCCGCCGCTCGCGCTGGAGGAGGGCGCGCGGCTGCTCGCGCAGGCCGCCGGTCCGCAGGCGCTGGAGGTGCGCACGCGCGAGTGGACCTCGCCGATGTTCCGCCGCGTGGCGGAGGGCATCGCCGGGAAGCAGTGGGCCGGCTACCTGCGGGTGTTGTGGGCGGGGACGTGGCTGGAGGAGCGCGCCGTCCCCGTGGGCCTGGCGTTGGGAATCGCGGCGCACATCTCGGAGGACATCCGCTCGAAGGATGCGCGCTTCACGTCCATGTCCCCGGAGGACCGGGTCGCGGTGGTGGCGTGGGGACGGCGCGCCACCGAGTCACTTCGAGGCCAGGACCTGCGGTGCCTGGACGCGGCCCTGCGCCGCATCGAACCCCTTCTTCCGGAGGTCGAGCCATGAGGGCGGAGTCCCATTGGAGCGAGTCCCGCCACGACACGGTGGCCGCCTACTACGAGGAGAAGACGGAGCGCATCCTGCGCCGCTACGGGCCGGGCCCTCGCGTCCACTTCCACGTGGGGCTGGTGGACGACGTGCCTCCGCCGGGAGGGCCCGAGGCACGCGTGCGCGAGCGTGTCCACGCCTCGCAGGAGGTCCTGCTGGCGGAACTGGCCCACGCGATGGGGCCGCTCCCCGAGGAGAGCGAGGTGCTCGACGTGGGCTGCGGCCTGGGGGGTGGCTCTCTGTACTGGGCCTCCAAGCACCAGGCGCGGGTGACGGCGGTGACCCACGTGGGCCTGCACGTGGAGCTGGTGCGCACGTTCGCGGAAATCGAAGGCGTGGGCGCGCGCGTGCATCCCTTGCACTGCGACGCGCTGGCGGTGCCGGGGCGGGCGTGCTTCGACGCGGTGGTGGCGGTGGAGACGTGCAGCTACCTGCCTCGCGCGGAGTGGTTCCGCCGGGTGCGGGGGCTGCTGCGCCCCGGAGGCGTGGTGGCCATCGCGGACTGTTTCCTGGGGAGGCCGGAGCTCGCGGGGCCGTTCGACCGCTACTGGCGCACGCGCATCGGCACGCGGGAGGAGTACCTGTCCGCCGCGCACGCCGCGGGGTTGGAGCTGGAGGCGTGTGACGACGTGTCCGGGCGCGCGGTGGGCTTCTGGTCGCTCACGCTGGAGCTGCTCGCGCATGAGCGCTTCGCGCCCACGGGCCAGGCCCCCGCGAGAATCCTGGCCCGCGGCGAGTCGCGCCGAGAGCACCTGCGGCTCCAGCAGGCGTTGTTGGATGGAGGACTGGAGTACGCGCTGCTCGTGCTGCGCCGCGAAGGCTGAACGTGCCCATCCCTCCTCCCAGTCGCGGGCGGACGAAGGGCCAGGCGCTCGTGTCCACCGTGCCCGGAGCGCGGTGCGGCCCCAGCGTTGGGCCAGCCTGAAAGGAGGCACGCGCGATGAGGACTTTCACGCGATGGTTGACGGTGGCGGCGGTGGCGGCGGCCCTGACGGTGACTGCGGGCTGCAAGGAGCGAAGCCGGGAGCACACCGGCGCCACGGGCGGCTCTGGCCGCGAGAGCAACACCATGCAGCCGGGCACCGGCGGCAGTGGCTCTCAGATGCATGACACGGACGCGGGCACCCAGCAGCGCTGAGGCGGCTGGCTCCCGGATGGGCTCCGGCTGTTATCCTGACGCTTCGACGTCGGACAGCCGGAGCTCATCATGCGTGCGTGGATTGTGGGGGCGGTCATCGCGGGGGCGCTCGTGCTCCTGCTGTGGCGGGTGACGGGAGCGTCCCCTTCCACGCCCGTGAGCGAGCGGCCCTCCTCGCCCGGTCTCGTGTCGAACAGTCCACTGCCGCGCACCTCGCCCCCCGCACCAGCTCACGCCCACGGCCTGTCCATCCGAGGCACCGTGGTGGACGCCTGGGGCAAGGGTGTCGCGGGCGCGCGCGTCTCCGCGTCGTGGCCCGAGGCCGGACGGACGCTGTCTGAAATCCCCTGCCCTGACGAGGCCGTGAATCCATGGGAGGCCGTGCAGGGAGAGACGCCCACCCGGCGCAAGCTCCTGCGATGCCTGCCGGGGACCGAGGACATGGTCCTGTCGATGCTGCTCGCCCGCGAGGGCGAGGCGGACATCTTCGCGGAGGCCGTCTCGGGTGAGGATGGCGCCTTCGTCCTCCAGGGGTTGCCCCAGGGGCCTCAAGTTCTCCTCGCGCTCTCCGAGCACGGCACGGCGATGCAGCTGGGAATCCCGGCGGGAACTGATGACGTATCCCTGGTGCTTGAGCAACCGCGTTACATGAAAGGCCGTGCCATCGGTGACGGTGAGCCCCTGGCCGGGGCCTCGGTGATGGTGGTGGGCGTCGACCACACGCGGTTCTTCGATGCGAGCACCGACGAAGACGGTCGCTTCCACGTGGGTCCCCTGCCACGCGGCGGCTATCGGGTCCTCGTCTCGAAGGAGGGCTGGCGTCCCGCGCTCGAGGA from Myxococcus stipitatus carries:
- a CDS encoding ATP-binding protein, translating into MSTRIAGAAIPASFRRWTRAQDSTEVLAAASVGAWWALTFFALVLVAIVAWAPGASALFGISPSRGLLCASPMLINGLLFSSAYRQRRHIGTWGWLWLLVGVSTLHFFLAAMMAMSKLQGASVIASLFLFTTAFHGRLHRVTLRQPFVAVGTVLALLAALPFRESAEHLVLFGVIGPASLTAELYLGTFAVKHDRARAQAERLRAAMQAQLLERQEKDVDRLSRALGEILGHHQELDSALMTADSAADVLSLLGLQRFGPGRAEFDERVKTLTRSLHQVRGMVAEIRAKGRRSMGSEPEPVELPPLLEDVRAGMAVRFPDVDIQVEVEPASPPRALMRGGVTTLRRVVENLVLNACEGDGERGATRVAIQARVEPLSGRLEVVIADNGPGFPTAFLNVPAEEIHTSKPEGTGLGLYTSECLLRASGGILHRRNAPDGGALLRLYLPREYP
- a CDS encoding class I SAM-dependent methyltransferase, whose amino-acid sequence is MRAESHWSESRHDTVAAYYEEKTERILRRYGPGPRVHFHVGLVDDVPPPGGPEARVRERVHASQEVLLAELAHAMGPLPEESEVLDVGCGLGGGSLYWASKHQARVTAVTHVGLHVELVRTFAEIEGVGARVHPLHCDALAVPGRACFDAVVAVETCSYLPRAEWFRRVRGLLRPGGVVAIADCFLGRPELAGPFDRYWRTRIGTREEYLSAAHAAGLELEACDDVSGRAVGFWSLTLELLAHERFAPTGQAPARILARGESRREHLRLQQALLDGGLEYALLVLRREG